Sequence from the Nitrospinota bacterium genome:
CGGGTTTTCACAACGCAAGCAGACACCGAATTCGGGCAAATCCACCTTGCTCAAGGCTTTCTCAAGTTTAACAAGCTTGGCCTTTGCTGAGTTTAACGAAGCTTCGCTAATACCTTTACTGTTTATCGCTTCCATTCTAGTCAGGCGACCTATTGCATTGTCCGGCGCAACTGGCTTAGAAGTGGCAGTAAAACTTCTTATCAGATCTTTCTGCACTTCAATTTCGCCAACAATCTTCTTTTTAAGATCGGCTCTGTCTTCAATTTCCATAAGCAATCCTATCATTAACAGGTAAAAATCGGTTTATTTGGGGGAGGGAGAAAAACCTGACATCGCACATCTTACCGCCAGCAAAGGAGTAAACCGGTCAATATTATTTGAAATGTATTCCATAAACTCATTGGCCAGGCTCTGATCCTCAAAACATTCGTATACATCATCTAGAAACCCACCACGCAAAAGAGGATGTTCCAGAAAGTCTCGACCTGGACGCGTAAAAATTTCAAGCGGCCATTCGGTCACCTCTACCCTATCCAGGCCCAATTCCATCAACCACTGCTTTGCATGATTTGCAGAAGGACGTTCCTCCAGATATTCATTAAATGCTTTTCGTTCCTTTTCCAGTTTTCTCCGGCCCATTTCCTCATCCACAAGCATCCATAACGAGTCAAAGGTTCCCAGCGAAGGAAATGTCAACACGATTTGTCCACCTGGCTTTAAAAAACGGACAATATTGCTGAGAGACTCAAACCGATTCGGACGGAAAAACATGAAGGAAAGATTGCCGGTTATCCGGTCAAATCCTGGAAGCGTAGGTGGTAAAAAACGCATGTCCCCCACCTCAAACTTCAGCCAGGGTAAATGTCGACCTTGAATCGACCTTGAGCGAAGCACTTGTGCATGATGAATATCAATTGCCAGGACG
This genomic interval carries:
- a CDS encoding class I SAM-dependent methyltransferase → MPTSWALPENDPWSTPFAKLLLHKLELRPGDSVLDIASGGGIPAFHLAEQVGPEGSVLAIDIHHAQVLRSRSIQGRHLPWLKFEVGDMRFLPPTLPGFDRITGNLSFMFFRPNRFESLSNIVRFLKPGGQIVLTFPSLGTFDSLWMLVDEEMGRRKLEKERKAFNEYLEERPSANHAKQWLMELGLDRVEVTEWPLEIFTRPGRDFLEHPLLRGGFLDDVYECFEDQSLANEFMEYISNNIDRFTPLLAVRCAMSGFSPSPK